A stretch of DNA from Pseudoalteromonas ruthenica:
GCTCACATTATCGCCCTTACACACCATACACAACTGATTCATACTAATTGGCAACCCTCTGCGAATACTGCGTTTACTGCGGCTGCCGACAATAACTTCTGGCTGCTCTATGTAGCGAGCGCGAACAAAATGTTGCGGACGCTGCTCCGTAGTTAAATCATCAGCACTAATAATTTGCCCACGGGCAATGTGATCATTGGCGACCACGATAGTAGAGAGCTTAATGATGCGTACATGGACATACTGACTCCAAAGAGCAGGACTTGAACACTTAAGTTTTACTGTTACCTGCCGATTAAATGGCGGAGCGCTAGCCGTAGAGGCTTGCGGTGTTACTGCACACTCTCTGGGACCTATGCGCGCATCTAAGTCCATCGCTTGCACTTGCAGCTCTTGATCGGGCTGAATCTGCGCTTGCTCTGTGATGTATTGCTCAGCAAGCGTTTGCAAAGCGTGGCGATCATAGCGCTGTTGTTGGCCGTTGTTTGCCTCAGCCGTTGAGCTTATTAATACACCGGCTATTAACCATAAGCTTTGGAAAAGTTGAATTTTTTTGAACATACTCACCATGTTTCGACTATGCTTATTGGGTAAAACAGGGTATAACTACGAAGCGTCAAAAACTGGGCGTTCTAGCGTAGTTATACTAACGTATGAAGCTAAGAAGCAAAATGCGTTCCTATTTGGCGCGAGTGTGCGAAGTTGTAAATTAATGCTAGGAGAATCCGATGGCTGGCATTTTAGATTCTGTCAATCAACGAACCCAACTTGTGGGTCAAAACCGCCTTGAATTATTGCTGTTTAAACTAAAAGGACGCCAGCGGTTCGGGATCAACGTTTTTAAAGTTAGAGAAGTCCTTCAGTGTCCACCACTAACAAATATGCCGAAAACGAATTCTTATATTCGTGGGGTAGCGCATATTCGTGGACAAACCATTTCTATCATCGATTTGTCTATGGCTGTAGGCGGTCCGGCCATCACTGATATTGAAAATTGCTTTATTATTATCGCCGAATATAACCGCTCTGTGCAGGGGTTTTTGGTGGGTGGCGTTGAGCGTATCGTCAATATGAACTGGGAAAAGATTATGCCACCGCCGTCAGGTGCGGGGCGTTATTCATACCTTACCGCAGTGACTGAGATTGATGACGAGCTCGTAGAAATCTTGGATGTTGAAAAAATTCTTGCAGAGATCAGCCCTGTTAATACCGAGGTCAGTGAGGGCATTGCCTCAGATGGCGAGATGCAGAAAGATCTCGGTGAGCGTATTGTGTTTATTGCCGATGACTCTGCCGTGGCGCGTAATCAAGTAAAACGGGCGCTGGAGCCTCTCGGGGTGCAAACTGAGCTGGCGAAAAATGGTAAAGAGGCCCTGCTGCGATTAAAAGAAATAGCGAAGCTTGACTGCAAAGATGATATCACTGAGCGAGTGGCGTTACTGATATCGGATGTGGAAATGCCAGAGATGGACGGCTATACCTTAACAGCAGAGGTCAAAGCGGATCCGAAGCTGGCACCATTGCATGTGATACTGCACACCTCTTTAAGTGGCGTATTTAACCATGCGATGATAGAAAAAGTTGGGGCGGATGACTTTATTGCCAAATTTAACCCCGACGAACTGGCTACAGCAGTTAAAAAGTGGGTGCATTGTGATTAATGCCGCCTTGTCTTGTAACCGCTTCAAGTGAGTTAGGTGAGAGTAATTTGGAAAATAAGCATTTAGAGCTCGGTGAATACAACCAGTTTCGTGCATTTTTAGAACAGCAGTGTGGCATTGTGCTGGGTGATAACAAACTTTACTTAGTTAAAAGTCGCTTGGCTCCGCTGATGGCTCGCTTTAGCGTTGAATCTTTGTCGCAGCTGGTTAGCAAAACGTTGAGTCCGCATGAGCGGCAACTTCGTGCCGCTGTTGTTGATGCCATGACCACCAATGAAACATTGTGGTTTCGCGACTCTTATCCGTTTGAATTATTGAAGACAAAGCTCTTACCTGAGTGCAAAGATTTACGTCGGCCGGTAAAAATTTGGTCGGCGGCCAGTTCTTCCGGGCAAGAGCCCTACTCAATAGCGATGTCAGTGGCCGAATATCAACAGTCTCGCCCAGGTCAACTGTCCTCGGGAGCGCAAATAATCGGTACTGATATCTCTAATACCATGCTCGATATTTGTAAAAATGCTGAGTATGACTCATTGGCATTGGCTCGGGGGCTCAGTGCTGAAAGACGCAAAAAGTTTTTTAGCGATAGTGGCAACGGTATGGCTAAAGTTAATGACAATGTAAAACGTATGGTGAGCTTTCGCCATTTGAATTTATTGGATTCATATGCGTTGCTGGGTAAGTTTGACATTATCTTTTGTCGCAACGTCCTTATTTATTTTTCTCCGGAAGTAAAAGCCAAGATCATTGGTCAATTCGCGCAAGCGCTTAACCCTAAGGGATATTTGTTTTTAGGAGCGAGTGAATCAATGACAGGCTTGAGTACCGAGTTCGATATGATCCGTTGTAATCCCGGTATCATCTACCAAAAAAAGTCCTAAATACATAGCCTTACAATCTATGGTCTAAAAATTGCTGTAGCCCCTCTAAGAGAGTCAAAAATTTGGAGAGGCTATGGCTATCAGTTTTGATAAAGCATTTGGTATTCATCCCCAAGCAATGCTCGTTCGCTCGCAAAGGGCTGAGCTATTGGCGTCGAATATTGCCAATGCAGACACCCCTGGCTATAAAGCGAAAGACATTGATTTTGCCAGCGCGTTAAAAGCGGCAAACAATCGGCAGTTAAGCGGCAATAGCTTAGCTCGGACCCATCCGGAACACCTCCAAGCAAGTACCCAAATGAGTATGGGTGAAGCAAAATTTCGTGTTCCAAATCAACCAGATACAGGCGATGGTAACTCTGTTGATGTACAGGTGGAACGGAACTTGTATACACAGAACGCTATAGAGTATCAGGCCAGCTTACGCTTTATGAACGGCAAGATTTCCGGTCTTAAGAAAGCCCTAGGTGGTCAAGGAGCATAATCATGAGTTTATTTAATGTTTTTGATGTTTCTGGTTCGGCCATGAGTGCGCAAAACGTGCGCTTAAATACCACGGCCAGCAACTTAGCAAACGCAAACTCGGTTAGCTCCTCAGTGGAGCAGACATATCGCGCTCGCCAACCTGTTTTCGCTGCTCAGCTGCAGCAAGCGGTAGGCAAACAGCAAGGTGAGTCTGTGGGAGTGAAAGTGCTGGGTGTAGTCGAGAGTGACAAACCGTTGCAAATTGAATACAACCCAGGTCACCCGATGGCGGATGAGAACGGCTATATCTATAAACCCAATGTCAATGTGGTTGAAGAAATGGCCAATATGATTTCGGCGTCACGCTCCTATCAA
This window harbors:
- the flgB gene encoding flagellar basal body rod protein FlgB, whose amino-acid sequence is MAISFDKAFGIHPQAMLVRSQRAELLASNIANADTPGYKAKDIDFASALKAANNRQLSGNSLARTHPEHLQASTQMSMGEAKFRVPNQPDTGDGNSVDVQVERNLYTQNAIEYQASLRFMNGKISGLKKALGGQGA
- a CDS encoding chemotaxis protein, with amino-acid sequence MAGILDSVNQRTQLVGQNRLELLLFKLKGRQRFGINVFKVREVLQCPPLTNMPKTNSYIRGVAHIRGQTISIIDLSMAVGGPAITDIENCFIIIAEYNRSVQGFLVGGVERIVNMNWEKIMPPPSGAGRYSYLTAVTEIDDELVEILDVEKILAEISPVNTEVSEGIASDGEMQKDLGERIVFIADDSAVARNQVKRALEPLGVQTELAKNGKEALLRLKEIAKLDCKDDITERVALLISDVEMPEMDGYTLTAEVKADPKLAPLHVILHTSLSGVFNHAMIEKVGADDFIAKFNPDELATAVKKWVHCD
- the flgA gene encoding flagellar basal body P-ring formation chaperone FlgA, coding for MFKKIQLFQSLWLIAGVLISSTAEANNGQQQRYDRHALQTLAEQYITEQAQIQPDQELQVQAMDLDARIGPRECAVTPQASTASAPPFNRQVTVKLKCSSPALWSQYVHVRIIKLSTIVVANDHIARGQIISADDLTTEQRPQHFVRARYIEQPEVIVGSRSKRSIRRGLPISMNQLCMVCKGDNVSIIARFNGLTIKTSGEALEDGGVGDNIRVRNVKSGRLINAKVTAVETVAVNI
- the flgC gene encoding flagellar basal body rod protein FlgC, encoding MSLFNVFDVSGSAMSAQNVRLNTTASNLANANSVSSSVEQTYRARQPVFAAQLQQAVGKQQGESVGVKVLGVVESDKPLQIEYNPGHPMADENGYIYKPNVNVVEEMANMISASRSYQTNVQIADSAKQMLTRTLQLGKG
- a CDS encoding CheR family methyltransferase, with amino-acid sequence MENKHLELGEYNQFRAFLEQQCGIVLGDNKLYLVKSRLAPLMARFSVESLSQLVSKTLSPHERQLRAAVVDAMTTNETLWFRDSYPFELLKTKLLPECKDLRRPVKIWSAASSSGQEPYSIAMSVAEYQQSRPGQLSSGAQIIGTDISNTMLDICKNAEYDSLALARGLSAERRKKFFSDSGNGMAKVNDNVKRMVSFRHLNLLDSYALLGKFDIIFCRNVLIYFSPEVKAKIIGQFAQALNPKGYLFLGASESMTGLSTEFDMIRCNPGIIYQKKS